A region of Petrotoga mexicana DSM 14811 DNA encodes the following proteins:
- a CDS encoding electron transport complex protein RnfA, whose protein sequence is MSPDVGLISLFFASIFTSNILLSNFLGTCSFISVSKDFNSSNGLGLAVTFVMTITTAINWLVYHYLLIPFGLEYLRYIVFIIVIAAIVQISEMVIERMSTNLYMSLGIFLPLITVNCAILGVALFMQIRNYNFLQSVIFGLGSGLGWWLAIISLAAIRKKVDKSPVPGPLKGPGITLITIGLMAMAFMGFSGMLNVQ, encoded by the coding sequence ATGTCCCCTGACGTAGGCTTGATATCTTTATTCTTTGCTTCTATTTTTACAAGTAACATACTTCTCTCAAATTTTTTAGGAACGTGTTCTTTTATATCGGTTTCAAAGGACTTCAATTCTTCAAATGGATTGGGTCTTGCAGTAACTTTTGTTATGACTATAACTACCGCAATTAATTGGCTTGTCTACCATTATTTGTTGATTCCTTTCGGTTTGGAATATCTTAGATATATAGTGTTTATAATAGTCATTGCTGCAATAGTACAGATATCAGAAATGGTTATAGAGAGAATGTCTACTAATTTGTACATGAGCTTAGGTATTTTTCTTCCATTAATCACTGTCAATTGCGCTATATTGGGTGTAGCCCTTTTTATGCAGATCAGAAATTATAATTTTCTTCAATCAGTCATCTTTGGACTTGGTTCGGGGTTAGGTTGGTGGTTAGCAATCATATCACTAGCCGCAATAAGAAAAAAGGTTGATAAATCTCCTGTACCTGGACCGTTAAAAGGACCTGGAATTACTTTAATAACTATTGGACTGATGGCCATGGCTTTTATGGGATTTTCGGGTATGCTAAACGTACAGTGA
- a CDS encoding macro domain-containing protein, producing the protein MNKIIKEIKVNNVEIKLVSGDITIEETDAIVNAANSHLQHGGGVAGAIARKGGPDIQKESNEYIKKYGEVETGNVAVTTGGKLKCKYIIHAVGPIWNGGGQKEEKLLYDAVFNSLKKAEELKLNSLALPAISAGIYGYPIEKAVPVYKKAVYDFINTNPQFLKEIRFVIYGEDHLDYFLKEF; encoded by the coding sequence ATGAACAAAATTATAAAAGAAATAAAAGTCAACAACGTTGAAATTAAATTAGTATCCGGTGATATAACTATTGAAGAAACAGATGCTATTGTAAATGCTGCTAATTCACATTTGCAACATGGTGGTGGAGTAGCTGGAGCAATAGCAAGAAAAGGAGGACCAGATATTCAAAAAGAATCGAACGAATATATCAAAAAATACGGTGAAGTCGAAACTGGAAATGTCGCAGTAACAACTGGAGGAAAGTTAAAATGCAAGTACATAATCCACGCTGTTGGACCTATTTGGAATGGAGGCGGCCAAAAAGAAGAAAAGTTATTGTATGATGCCGTTTTCAATTCTTTGAAAAAAGCAGAAGAATTAAAATTGAATTCACTGGCCTTACCCGCTATAAGTGCAGGCATATACGGTTATCCCATAGAAAAAGCGGTTCCAGTTTACAAAAAAGCAGTCTATGATTTTATAAATACCAATCCACAATTTTTAAAGGAAATCAGATTTGTAATATATGGCGAAGACCACTTGGATTATTTTTTGAAAGAATTTTGA
- a CDS encoding Rnf-Nqr domain containing protein — protein sequence MAQKSWIEIAKDNLWYNNPVFIQILGICSTLAVTNTLINTSIMTLGVVFVTGLSAMTVSLLKSFIPRKVRMIAQTLIISFYVIIVDIVLRAYVPEVSRALGPYVGLIITNCIIMGRTEAFAQSNPPLLSLWDGLTTGIGYMYVLLMVAFVRELLGFGTVFGFQVLPDNFVNWTIMVMPPSAFFMLAIFIWIIKGYMFRKEVKK from the coding sequence ATGGCTCAGAAAAGTTGGATAGAAATAGCTAAAGATAATTTATGGTATAACAATCCTGTATTCATCCAAATACTCGGGATATGTTCCACATTAGCGGTAACTAACACTCTAATAAACACATCCATTATGACTCTGGGAGTCGTTTTCGTGACAGGATTGTCGGCAATGACGGTTTCTTTGTTAAAATCTTTCATTCCTAGGAAAGTCAGAATGATAGCCCAAACGTTGATAATATCTTTTTATGTTATAATTGTCGATATTGTCCTTAGAGCTTATGTGCCTGAAGTCAGTAGAGCTTTAGGACCATACGTAGGTTTGATCATAACTAATTGTATAATAATGGGAAGAACAGAGGCTTTTGCTCAATCTAACCCTCCACTACTTTCTTTGTGGGATGGTTTAACCACCGGGATAGGCTATATGTATGTTCTTTTGATGGTTGCATTTGTGAGAGAGTTATTGGGCTTTGGAACAGTTTTTGGATTTCAAGTATTACCAGATAATTTTGTAAATTGGACTATAATGGTTATGCCTCCAAGTGCCTTCTTTATGTTAGCCATTTTTATATGGATAATAAAAGGTTACATGTTTAGAAAGGAGGTTAAAAAATAA
- a CDS encoding MurR/RpiR family transcriptional regulator yields MVTSKIKGIYNSLTDKEKQAAQYIIERPADVIHYSITELSNWAGTSETTIYRVLKKVGYSGYQKFKLELARELSAPTLESKESKDLFDLIYNKAVNSLTDILRQADRDKITRASEIILNSKKLLFYAVGRSFPIALDASLKFAALGFASTAYSDPHMQVIVASNLEKDDVVIAISHSGVIRDTYKSAQVAKDAGAFTIGITAGVNSPLSKIVNLVLYTSAEMPQESEFTVSRMGEMFMVEFLYNSVASRMYLKNKESRISQAMKTKRFN; encoded by the coding sequence TTGGTTACTTCCAAGATTAAAGGAATATACAATTCTTTAACTGACAAGGAAAAGCAGGCAGCTCAGTATATAATCGAAAGGCCTGCCGATGTAATACACTACAGCATCACAGAATTATCCAATTGGGCAGGAACTAGTGAAACTACTATATACAGAGTTTTAAAAAAGGTTGGTTACTCGGGATATCAAAAATTTAAGTTAGAATTAGCAAGGGAATTGAGCGCTCCTACACTTGAATCAAAAGAGTCGAAAGATCTTTTTGATTTGATTTACAATAAAGCTGTAAATTCCTTAACTGATATTCTAAGGCAAGCAGACAGGGATAAAATTACTCGAGCGTCCGAAATAATATTGAACAGTAAAAAACTGCTATTCTATGCGGTAGGAAGGTCTTTTCCTATTGCTTTGGATGCTTCTTTGAAGTTTGCTGCCTTGGGATTTGCTTCCACTGCATATTCTGATCCACATATGCAAGTTATCGTTGCTTCAAATTTGGAAAAAGATGATGTGGTAATTGCTATCAGTCATTCTGGGGTTATCCGAGATACTTACAAATCCGCCCAAGTAGCCAAAGATGCTGGTGCCTTCACCATAGGGATAACTGCGGGGGTTAATTCACCTTTATCAAAAATAGTCAATCTCGTTTTATATACTTCAGCTGAAATGCCACAAGAAAGCGAATTCACGGTGAGCAGAATGGGAGAAATGTTTATGGTGGAATTTTTGTACAACTCAGTTGCTTCTAGAATGTACCTTAAAAACAAAGAAAGTAGAATAAGTCAAGCAATGAAGACAAAAAGATTCAATTAA
- a CDS encoding ABC transporter substrate-binding protein, producing MVKKLTVVILAVLVSAMVFTQTITFWHTQVETDRQQRIRALAQIFEAQTGITVNLVPIEENEILEQIPRAVQSGTLPDVIEGGISPILLLGSQGFMDTELNAKIIEDFGDVYEGVSRLMQAPDGGYYGVPFHAWVQGIWYKANLFEERDLGAPTSWYNILTAAKALNDPANGFYGMILPKKADAYTEQVFSQIALSNGARPIDKDGNILFNTPEMIESFRFYKELGKYSRPGFTAVPEALNGYLNNEAAMVFYSTYIMDDIAVEEVQKNRVEQFDPKLVENTGFANFMINTRPSSFGEVVGLGILKTSENKDAAEQWVKFLMSGSNYIYWLHMAPGGMNPTRSSIAQMDEFLDNPVLERYGKDQITTIISALDTVERFEFMEGEIIEEMSILSGNFVIGRAINRMFANDWTPQQTAQWAQEEAERLLSE from the coding sequence ATGGTGAAGAAACTTACAGTGGTTATTTTAGCAGTACTTGTTAGTGCGATGGTGTTTACTCAAACGATTACGTTTTGGCACACTCAGGTAGAAACGGATAGGCAACAAAGGATTAGAGCCTTAGCACAGATTTTTGAGGCACAAACAGGTATAACCGTTAATTTAGTACCTATTGAGGAAAACGAGATTTTAGAACAGATTCCAAGAGCAGTTCAATCTGGAACCTTACCAGATGTTATAGAAGGTGGCATTTCTCCAATACTTTTGTTGGGGAGCCAAGGCTTTATGGATACAGAACTGAATGCAAAGATCATCGAGGATTTTGGTGATGTTTATGAAGGTGTTTCAAGATTGATGCAGGCACCAGATGGAGGATATTATGGTGTACCTTTCCATGCTTGGGTTCAAGGGATTTGGTATAAGGCAAATTTGTTTGAAGAAAGAGATCTAGGGGCTCCAACATCTTGGTACAATATACTTACAGCTGCAAAAGCATTAAACGATCCTGCTAATGGTTTCTACGGTATGATATTGCCTAAGAAAGCAGATGCTTATACTGAACAGGTCTTTTCACAAATTGCTCTTTCAAATGGGGCAAGACCAATTGATAAAGATGGAAATATTCTTTTTAATACTCCCGAGATGATCGAATCATTTAGATTCTATAAAGAACTTGGCAAATACTCCAGACCTGGTTTTACTGCCGTTCCAGAAGCATTGAATGGTTATTTGAACAACGAAGCCGCCATGGTATTTTATTCGACCTACATAATGGATGATATTGCGGTGGAAGAGGTTCAAAAAAATCGAGTGGAACAGTTTGATCCTAAACTTGTTGAAAATACAGGTTTTGCAAATTTTATGATTAACACAAGGCCTTCTTCATTTGGAGAAGTCGTAGGTTTGGGTATACTTAAAACGTCCGAGAATAAAGATGCTGCAGAACAGTGGGTAAAATTTCTTATGAGTGGTAGCAACTACATTTACTGGTTGCACATGGCACCTGGCGGAATGAATCCAACCAGAAGTTCTATAGCACAGATGGATGAATTTTTAGATAATCCTGTTTTAGAAAGATATGGGAAAGATCAAATAACTACTATTATTTCTGCATTAGATACTGTGGAAAGATTTGAGTTCATGGAAGGAGAAATAATTGAAGAAATGAGTATCCTGTCTGGTAACTTTGTAATTGGTAGAGCAATAAATAGAATGTTCGCTAACGATTGGACACCACAGCAAACCGCTCAATGGGCACAAGAAGAAGCTGAAAGATTATTAAGTGAATAA
- a CDS encoding NADH:ubiquinone reductase (Na(+)-transporting) subunit F, producing the protein MNAILAASFIIGGLSAVLAAMIVVVDSIVNNYGEVKIDINNGKKELKVSGGASLLTTLSEQGIFIPSACGGRGSCGACKVKVLSDIGPILPTEAPLLDAEEIKQNIRLSCQVKVKSNIAIEIPEELFSAKIFKGVVEKIKDLTYDIKEVKIKLVEPNEIEFKAGQYMQLVIPPYEKIKEFTQRAYSIASSPSQKDSVEFFIRLVPGGIATTYVHKYLKENDQMELVGPFGEFYMRDTDADMICVAGGSGLAPIKSIVADMFERGITNRNVWLFFGARSLKDLYYVDFFQDMEKKWNRFHFVPALSEPQPEDNWKGETGLITDVLGKYFKEKMDQNTQKEGYLCGSPGMINACIKVMTENGISEDKIYYDKFA; encoded by the coding sequence GTGAATGCAATATTAGCTGCTTCATTTATAATAGGTGGATTAAGTGCAGTTTTAGCCGCAATGATTGTGGTAGTTGATAGCATAGTCAACAATTATGGCGAAGTTAAGATTGATATCAACAATGGGAAAAAAGAGTTAAAGGTGAGTGGAGGCGCCTCTTTACTTACAACCCTTTCTGAGCAAGGCATCTTTATACCCTCGGCATGTGGTGGTAGAGGAAGTTGTGGGGCATGTAAGGTAAAAGTTTTATCAGATATTGGACCAATTTTACCCACTGAGGCACCCCTTTTAGACGCGGAAGAAATAAAACAAAATATAAGATTATCTTGTCAAGTGAAAGTAAAATCTAACATAGCGATAGAAATACCAGAAGAGCTATTTTCTGCAAAAATTTTTAAGGGTGTAGTTGAAAAAATAAAAGATTTGACTTATGATATAAAAGAAGTTAAAATTAAACTTGTCGAACCAAATGAAATTGAGTTTAAAGCTGGACAGTATATGCAATTGGTTATACCTCCCTACGAGAAAATAAAAGAATTTACGCAAAGGGCGTACTCCATTGCTTCATCTCCAAGTCAAAAAGATTCCGTAGAATTTTTTATCAGACTTGTTCCAGGTGGAATTGCGACAACTTATGTTCACAAATATCTAAAAGAAAATGATCAAATGGAATTAGTCGGCCCTTTTGGCGAATTTTATATGAGAGATACGGATGCAGATATGATATGTGTTGCAGGAGGTTCAGGGTTAGCTCCGATAAAATCTATCGTTGCAGATATGTTCGAAAGGGGGATAACCAATAGAAATGTATGGTTGTTTTTCGGGGCAAGAAGCTTAAAAGACCTTTATTATGTGGATTTCTTTCAAGACATGGAAAAGAAATGGAACAGATTCCATTTTGTTCCCGCTCTTTCAGAACCTCAACCTGAAGATAATTGGAAAGGCGAAACAGGACTTATAACAGATGTATTGGGAAAATATTTTAAAGAAAAAATGGACCAAAATACCCAAAAGGAAGGATATTTATGTGGAAGCCCCGGTATGATAAATGCCTGTATTAAAGTAATGACGGAGAACGGCATATCCGAAGATAAAATATATTATGACAAGTTCGCGTAA
- a CDS encoding carbohydrate ABC transporter permease, producing the protein MQRFRELSPLKKKEATFGWKLVSPAIILIGLFILYPVLYNIYLSFFEVSLTPGVPNKFVGLQNYKELLTDPTFWNSFGITMLYVLITVVGSILVGLGIALLMNKEFPGRGIVRALILFPYVAPVISTVFAWQYVLMPLNGPLTILLSNLGIMDVTKDLVNDPNNAFIVVSFYSIWKNFPFIYLMILSRLQSIPQDYYEAADIDGANGWQKFHHITLPELYYVIGSLVLLRGIWNFYKFEEVYLLSKEARTLPIYLYEKAFTGLPELGVAAAIATVLFVVMMVLISIYVRKVLKW; encoded by the coding sequence ATGCAACGATTTCGAGAGTTATCTCCTTTAAAAAAGAAAGAAGCAACTTTTGGATGGAAGTTAGTATCGCCTGCCATTATTTTGATAGGGCTTTTTATTTTGTATCCGGTTTTATACAACATTTACTTGAGTTTTTTTGAAGTATCCCTTACACCGGGAGTACCGAATAAGTTTGTTGGTCTTCAAAATTACAAAGAACTGTTAACCGATCCTACCTTTTGGAATTCCTTTGGTATAACTATGTTGTATGTTTTGATTACAGTCGTTGGAAGTATTTTAGTTGGTTTAGGGATTGCCTTGCTTATGAATAAAGAATTTCCCGGCAGAGGTATAGTAAGAGCCCTAATATTGTTCCCATACGTGGCGCCGGTTATTTCCACCGTTTTTGCATGGCAATACGTTTTAATGCCTTTAAATGGACCTTTAACAATACTTTTAAGTAATTTAGGTATCATGGATGTGACAAAAGACCTAGTTAACGATCCAAATAACGCATTCATAGTTGTTTCATTTTATAGTATTTGGAAGAATTTTCCTTTTATTTATTTGATGATTTTATCAAGGTTACAATCAATACCTCAAGATTATTATGAAGCAGCTGATATTGATGGCGCCAATGGTTGGCAAAAATTCCATCATATAACTTTACCTGAACTGTATTATGTAATAGGCTCTTTAGTTCTTTTGAGAGGAATATGGAATTTTTACAAATTTGAAGAGGTATACCTGTTGTCTAAAGAGGCGCGAACTCTACCTATATACCTCTATGAAAAAGCCTTCACAGGTTTGCCAGAACTTGGAGTTGCAGCAGCGATTGCAACGGTCCTCTTTGTAGTTATGATGGTACTCATATCCATCTATGTGAGGAAGGTGTTAAAATGGTAG
- a CDS encoding carbohydrate ABC transporter permease — MVVRKRSFIKTFLFWFFIALVVIFVAYPFAYMVSVSFRYDSDAFDPGLIPENPTLTQYAQLLGLQESIRQQMSEEEEQLMKLLESLPEEQREQVLQNIQSSRRRESFPFLRWFGNSLLLAGLSALTSLIIGIFGAYSFSRVWYPGRTLVQRGVLLVYLVGGVILSVPLYDLFVRIGLTNSGGTSMFALYIIYIIQTLPVSMYMLGNYFRTIPESIEEAALIDGSTRIGTIMRIIIPLSMPAIITVFIYAFMIGWNEYLFASIFIRPYPGAYTLPVGLREIFFSEHAVWAKMMAASVLTAVPVIVLFMTVEKYLTAGLTAGGVKE; from the coding sequence ATGGTAGTTAGAAAAAGATCTTTCATAAAAACATTTTTATTTTGGTTTTTTATAGCCCTAGTTGTAATATTTGTTGCTTACCCTTTTGCATATATGGTTTCGGTTTCCTTTAGGTATGATTCCGATGCATTTGATCCGGGATTGATTCCTGAGAATCCAACATTGACACAGTATGCTCAACTATTAGGCCTTCAGGAGTCAATTAGGCAACAGATGAGTGAAGAAGAAGAACAACTCATGAAACTTTTAGAATCTCTTCCAGAAGAACAAAGAGAGCAAGTCCTTCAGAATATACAATCATCAAGAAGGCGTGAATCATTTCCTTTTTTAAGATGGTTTGGTAATAGTTTGTTATTGGCTGGGTTAAGCGCTTTAACAAGTTTAATAATTGGTATATTTGGGGCCTATTCTTTCAGTAGAGTTTGGTATCCAGGAAGAACTCTTGTTCAAAGAGGGGTATTGCTGGTATACCTAGTAGGTGGAGTGATATTATCTGTTCCTTTGTATGATTTGTTCGTAAGAATAGGATTAACTAATTCAGGAGGAACCTCAATGTTTGCTTTGTATATAATATATATAATTCAAACGTTGCCTGTTTCAATGTACATGCTTGGTAATTATTTCAGAACAATTCCTGAATCAATTGAAGAGGCAGCCTTAATTGATGGTAGTACAAGAATTGGAACTATTATGAGGATAATTATTCCTCTATCAATGCCGGCTATAATCACTGTCTTCATATATGCCTTCATGATAGGATGGAATGAGTATTTGTTTGCTTCTATCTTCATAAGACCATATCCTGGAGCTTATACGCTGCCCGTAGGTTTGAGGGAAATTTTCTTTTCTGAACATGCCGTATGGGCTAAAATGATGGCAGCCTCAGTATTGACAGCAGTTCCCGTCATCGTATTGTTTATGACCGTCGAAAAATACCTTACGGCAGGTTTAACAGCCGGGGGAGTCAAAGAATAA
- the argF gene encoding ornithine carbamoyltransferase gives MPINLRGRSLLTLKDFTPEEIKYLLELSKDLKSKKRMGIKGDLLKGKNIVLLFEKTSTRTRCAFEVAAFDEGANVTFLTNSQMGKKESIEDTARVLGRFYDGIEFRGFKQETVEILAKYSGVPVWNGLTDEDHPTQVLADFLTIMENFEKPLNKIKFVYIGDGRNNMANALMIGASKMGMDFVIISPKELFPSKELINEMEKTASENGGKITITDKLDAVANADVIYTDVWISMGEESKVEERIKLLKPYQVNMDLIKKTNNPEVIFLHCLPSFHDTKTEMGYDVYQKYGIKEMEVTDEVFESKYSKVFDQAENRMHTIKAVMVATLVG, from the coding sequence ATGCCTATCAATTTAAGAGGAAGAAGCCTTTTAACGTTGAAAGATTTCACACCAGAAGAAATAAAGTATCTTTTGGAGCTTTCAAAAGATCTCAAGTCCAAAAAGAGAATGGGTATTAAAGGCGATTTATTAAAAGGTAAGAACATAGTTTTGCTATTTGAAAAAACATCAACTAGAACAAGATGCGCCTTCGAAGTAGCTGCCTTCGATGAAGGGGCAAACGTTACATTTCTAACTAACAGTCAAATGGGTAAGAAAGAATCAATAGAAGATACGGCAAGAGTTTTAGGAAGATTTTACGATGGCATAGAATTTAGAGGCTTCAAGCAAGAAACGGTAGAAATTTTAGCAAAATATTCAGGTGTTCCCGTGTGGAATGGTCTTACAGATGAAGATCACCCTACCCAAGTTTTGGCAGATTTCCTAACTATTATGGAAAATTTCGAAAAACCTCTTAATAAGATCAAGTTTGTGTACATTGGAGATGGAAGAAACAATATGGCAAACGCCCTCATGATTGGTGCCTCTAAAATGGGGATGGATTTTGTAATTATTTCTCCAAAGGAACTTTTTCCAAGTAAAGAACTGATAAATGAAATGGAAAAGACAGCTAGCGAAAACGGTGGAAAAATCACCATCACAGACAAACTTGATGCTGTTGCTAACGCGGATGTGATCTATACTGATGTCTGGATTTCTATGGGAGAAGAAAGTAAAGTTGAAGAGAGAATCAAATTACTTAAACCCTACCAAGTAAATATGGATTTGATAAAAAAGACAAACAATCCTGAGGTTATTTTTCTGCACTGTTTGCCCTCTTTTCATGACACGAAAACAGAGATGGGATACGATGTTTATCAGAAATACGGTATTAAAGAAATGGAAGTTACAGATGAAGTGTTCGAAAGTAAGTACTCAAAGGTTTTTGACCAAGCAGAAAATAGAATGCATACCATAAAAGCAGTTATGGTAGCAACGTTGGTAGGTTGA
- the arcC gene encoding carbamate kinase has product MTEKLAIVAIGGNALSQPKESPTAENMLKNLENTAKCLVELVKKNYKIVITHGNGPQVGNILVQQDIAKEVIPPFPLDVNGAMTQGYIGYMISQTLKNVLTAEHIEKDVSSLVTQVLVDKNDPAFYNPSKPIGPFYSKEEANALIKEKGWSMVEDAGRGWRRVVPSPEPLEIIEIKAIKKLVRNNNITIAAGGGGIPVIKEGDKLKGVEGVIDKDRASALLAIELDADEFIILTAVEKVFINFNKPNQQTISSMTVNQAIQYMNEGHFSKGSMLPKIEACTNFVLKTGRPALITDLTKLVDALEGKTGTIITK; this is encoded by the coding sequence ATGACTGAAAAACTTGCAATCGTAGCAATAGGAGGAAATGCCTTATCCCAACCAAAAGAGTCTCCAACCGCTGAAAATATGTTAAAAAACTTAGAGAACACGGCAAAATGCCTAGTTGAACTAGTAAAAAAAAATTATAAAATAGTTATAACACACGGGAATGGACCACAAGTAGGAAACATTCTCGTTCAACAAGATATAGCCAAAGAGGTTATTCCTCCTTTTCCACTGGATGTCAATGGGGCTATGACTCAAGGATATATAGGATACATGATTTCCCAAACGTTAAAAAATGTTTTAACAGCAGAACATATTGAAAAAGATGTTTCAAGTTTAGTTACCCAAGTACTTGTTGATAAAAATGATCCAGCTTTTTACAATCCTTCAAAACCTATTGGACCATTTTACTCCAAAGAAGAGGCGAATGCTCTCATCAAAGAAAAAGGATGGAGTATGGTAGAAGACGCTGGAAGAGGCTGGAGAAGGGTAGTACCTTCTCCAGAACCATTAGAGATTATAGAGATAAAAGCTATTAAAAAATTGGTAAGGAACAACAATATAACCATAGCAGCGGGTGGTGGGGGTATCCCAGTAATAAAAGAAGGAGATAAATTAAAAGGTGTGGAAGGTGTCATAGACAAAGATAGAGCTTCTGCTTTGTTAGCTATAGAATTGGATGCCGATGAATTCATAATTCTAACCGCTGTAGAAAAAGTATTTATAAATTTTAATAAACCCAATCAACAAACTATATCTTCAATGACTGTGAACCAAGCAATACAATATATGAATGAAGGACACTTTTCAAAAGGAAGTATGTTGCCAAAGATAGAGGCATGCACAAATTTTGTTCTCAAGACTGGAAGACCTGCTTTAATTACAGATTTAACCAAATTGGTTGATGCATTGGAAGGAAAAACAGGAACTATCATAACGAAATAA
- a CDS encoding glycosyltransferase, with protein MSLFFDDKILQNLPKRVKIVVGIPSYNNAETISFVSKTAAEGIVEYFESDGLIVNADGGSKDGTKEVFMKTDTKNLPKIAYDYIGLPGKGSAMLSVIELAKNLDAEAIVFLDSDLKSVRPWWIERLTGPIMNGLSDYVAPYYVRHKYDGTITNQVCYPLVASLFGQAIRQPIGGDFGVGKNMIDVYLKTASSVAKTDVARFGIDIWMTTNAILNSNKKVYQAALGAKVHDPKDPGADLSPMFKQVVGTLFDIIVDSVSKWKDIDSIEEAPIYGEVPQVAVEPININIENLKKQLLEGLKNEETKRLINDQLETIMEKKKVPLQIWVDILFNALIEYSKNKDKKLVESLVPLYFGRVADFAELTKDMNEIEAEKVIKDQINVFKNKKDELIEKL; from the coding sequence ATGTCATTATTTTTCGATGATAAAATTTTACAAAATCTACCTAAAAGGGTAAAAATAGTTGTGGGTATTCCTAGCTATAATAATGCTGAAACGATTTCTTTTGTTTCTAAAACAGCTGCAGAAGGGATAGTTGAATATTTTGAGTCAGATGGGTTAATTGTTAACGCTGATGGGGGTTCAAAAGACGGGACAAAAGAAGTTTTTATGAAAACAGACACAAAAAATTTACCAAAAATCGCTTACGATTATATTGGTTTGCCAGGTAAAGGAAGTGCAATGCTTTCTGTGATAGAACTTGCTAAAAACTTAGACGCCGAGGCGATTGTATTTTTGGATTCTGATTTAAAGAGTGTCAGACCATGGTGGATAGAAAGATTAACAGGTCCCATAATGAATGGACTTTCCGATTATGTTGCTCCTTATTATGTGAGGCATAAATACGACGGTACAATCACAAACCAAGTATGCTATCCTTTGGTGGCTTCTTTGTTTGGGCAAGCTATTAGGCAACCAATAGGGGGAGATTTTGGGGTAGGTAAAAATATGATCGATGTTTATTTGAAAACCGCTTCAAGTGTTGCCAAAACAGATGTAGCAAGGTTCGGGATAGATATTTGGATGACTACAAATGCCATACTTAACTCCAATAAAAAGGTTTATCAAGCTGCTTTAGGTGCAAAAGTTCATGATCCTAAAGATCCGGGAGCTGATCTATCTCCTATGTTTAAGCAGGTAGTTGGAACGTTATTTGATATTATCGTAGATAGCGTCTCCAAATGGAAAGATATCGATTCTATTGAAGAAGCCCCAATATATGGTGAAGTACCTCAAGTCGCTGTTGAACCGATCAATATCAACATAGAAAATTTGAAAAAGCAACTTTTAGAAGGATTAAAAAATGAAGAAACCAAAAGGTTGATAAATGATCAATTGGAAACAATAATGGAAAAGAAGAAGGTACCACTTCAAATCTGGGTTGATATATTATTTAATGCATTAATAGAGTATTCGAAAAACAAAGACAAAAAGTTAGTGGAATCTTTAGTACCACTCTATTTTGGGAGAGTAGCTGATTTTGCTGAATTGACAAAGGATATGAACGAAATAGAAGCTGAAAAAGTTATTAAAGATCAAATAAATGTATTTAAGAATAAAAAAGATGAATTGATAGAAAAGTTATAG